One genomic window of Coffea eugenioides isolate CCC68of chromosome 1, Ceug_1.0, whole genome shotgun sequence includes the following:
- the LOC113760218 gene encoding E3 ubiquitin-protein ligase SIRP1-like: MDEAEMSRYWCHACSRVVSPIMEIETIKCPICQGGFVEEMSTAGNEAPLDFGGSASDSDRALSLWAPILLGMMSNPRRRRRFRRLEFEDDDHDDDYDHDGELNSNNHHHHHHHRHRNEGEETELDRELESIIRRRRSSSATVLQLLQGIRAGMSSESDNSRNDVRPPRDREIRDGERVILINPFNQTIIVQGSYDSNSSDSQNQPFGSLGDYFVGPGLDLLLQQLAENDPNRYGTPPAQKEAVEAMPSVTVEETSQCSVCLEDFEIGAEAKEMPCKHRFHIGCILPWLELHSSCPVCRYQLPSDESKLESRVSRNGSNNNDAGGNNAAASGSEGGEGGGRSENTRRFSLPLPWPFSSLFSSGNGNSSSTPESSNNTSQRSSETNDN; encoded by the coding sequence ATGGATGAAGCAGAAATGTCAAGATATTGGTGTCACGCCTGCTCTCGAGTTGTGAGTCCGATCATGGAGATTGAGACAATTAAATGCCCCATCTGTCAAGGTGGATTTGTCGAGGAAATGTCCACCGCGGGAAACGAAGCCCCACTTGATTTTGGAGGCTCTGCCTCCGATTCAGATCGCGCTCTCTCCCTCTGGGCTCCAATATTACTTGGCATGATGAGCAACCCACGTCGTCGCCGCAGATTCAGACGTCTAGAGTTTGAGGACGATGATCACGACGACGATTATGATCATGATGGTGAATTAAATAGCAATAACCATCACCATCACCATCACCATCGCCATCGCAATGAGGGGGAGGAGACAGAGCTGGATCGTGAACTAGAATCAATCATTCGAAGGAGGAGGAGCAGCTCGGCCACTGTTCTGCAGCTTCTCCAGGGTATTCGAGCTGGCATGTCATCTGAGTCAGACAACTCTAGAAATGATGTCAGGCCCCCTAGAGATAGAGAAATCAGGGACGGGGAGCGCGTGATTCTGATCAATCCCTTCAATCAGACCATCATTGTACAGGGTTCATATGATTCCAACAGTAGTGACTCTCAGAACCAGCCGTTTGGCTCCTTGGGTGATTATTTTGTTGGTCCTGGTTTAGACTTGCTGCTGCAGCAACTGGCAGAGAACGATCCAAACAGATATGGGACGCCACCAGCTCAGAAAGAGGCTGTGGAAGCCATGCCATCCGTGACAGTTGAGGAAACTTCACAATGTTCTGTTTGTTTGGAAGACTTTGAGATTGGTGCTGAAGCAAAAGAGATGCCTTGTAAGCATAGGTTCCATATTGGGTGTATTCTACCGTGGTTGGAACTTCATAGCTCGTGCCCTGTTTGTCGCTATCAGTTACCTTCAGATGAATCAAAACTGGAGTCAAGGGTGTCTAGGAATGGTAGCAATAACAATGATGCAGGAGGCAATAATGCTGCCGCTAGTGGAAGTGAAGGTGGAGAAGGGGGTGGAAGGAGTGAAAATACAAGACGCTTCTCTCTACCACTTCCGTGGCCTTTTAGCAGTTTGTTTTCATCCGGCAATGGTAATTCATCTTCAACACCTGAGTCATCCAATAATACATCCCAACGTAGTTCTGAGACAAATGATAACTAA